One window of Mucilaginibacter inviolabilis genomic DNA carries:
- a CDS encoding glycoside hydrolase family 36 protein, with protein MKFVLVLLCLLATQVKAQEYQAGAFKFTIPQQEGVKVSVYHERLKSGALLVTCQFTMTSSLKNEIIIKWATPLRDITGFWTTNGNEARFIHAGFKIQANLASQAPVLAMYNDAGQNRLTVALSDAFHKTTLSAAVNEDSAMLSCTANIEISGEERNKPYQLSLLLNDQDERYEDALRKVAVWWGNMPVYHPAVIPFAAKQPLYSTWYSYHQNFTESLLLKECMEAHKLGYSGIIVDDGWQTVNHSGGYAFTGDWKAERITHMADFIKKVHATGMKCLLWYSVPFMGYRAEAYKRFENKFLYKSDRQSAGVLDPRYPDVRKFIVNKYVQALSLWKLDGFKLDFIDSFTNQPGNPPVVSKEADYQSIYDGVDALMVEVKNALTAIKPDILIEFRQSYTGPAMRKYGNMFRAGDCAAAALTNRIRTTDIRLLAEETAIHSDMLTWNYGDKPEVAALQILNVIFAIPQLSVRLTEIPAAHLNMVRFYTQYWLKNKDVLLNGRFRAYGPEMNYPVLSSKMGDKLIAGIYSDQSQPLLLNMPFVDVINGKTTNGVLLRLDFARAYKVDVFDCEGKKIRTQRLKVKKGIQKLNIPPSGIACLRML; from the coding sequence TTGAAATTTGTTTTAGTTTTACTTTGCTTACTGGCTACTCAGGTAAAGGCCCAGGAATATCAAGCAGGCGCTTTTAAGTTTACAATTCCACAGCAAGAAGGTGTTAAAGTGAGTGTATATCATGAAAGGTTAAAAAGCGGGGCCTTACTCGTGACCTGTCAATTCACTATGACGAGTTCTTTAAAAAATGAGATTATCATTAAATGGGCCACCCCACTTCGTGATATTACCGGTTTCTGGACAACGAACGGTAACGAAGCGCGTTTTATTCATGCAGGTTTCAAAATTCAGGCAAACCTTGCCAGCCAGGCGCCGGTTTTGGCCATGTATAATGATGCGGGACAAAATCGATTGACCGTAGCTTTATCCGACGCTTTTCATAAAACAACGCTGTCTGCCGCTGTAAATGAAGATAGTGCTATGCTGAGCTGTACTGCAAATATTGAAATCTCGGGCGAAGAACGAAACAAGCCATATCAACTTAGCCTGTTATTAAACGATCAGGATGAAAGATATGAAGATGCCCTGCGCAAAGTAGCCGTTTGGTGGGGTAATATGCCCGTTTATCATCCTGCTGTGATACCTTTTGCTGCAAAACAGCCCTTATATTCAACATGGTACAGTTATCATCAGAACTTTACCGAATCTTTACTTTTAAAGGAGTGCATGGAGGCTCATAAACTTGGCTATTCGGGAATTATTGTTGATGACGGCTGGCAAACGGTAAATCATTCCGGGGGGTATGCATTTACCGGGGATTGGAAAGCCGAACGTATTACCCATATGGCTGATTTTATTAAAAAGGTACATGCAACCGGAATGAAATGCTTGCTTTGGTACTCTGTACCTTTTATGGGGTACCGGGCCGAAGCTTATAAACGATTTGAGAACAAATTTTTATACAAAAGTGACCGTCAGTCTGCGGGGGTACTTGATCCCAGATATCCCGATGTCAGGAAATTTATAGTGAATAAATATGTGCAGGCACTAAGCTTGTGGAAGTTAGATGGTTTTAAACTTGATTTTATTGACAGCTTTACCAATCAACCTGGAAATCCTCCGGTTGTTAGTAAAGAAGCCGATTATCAATCAATTTATGATGGGGTTGATGCATTGATGGTGGAGGTGAAAAATGCACTTACTGCAATTAAACCAGATATACTGATTGAGTTTCGGCAATCTTATACAGGGCCGGCTATGCGCAAATATGGCAATATGTTCAGAGCAGGCGATTGCGCTGCAGCTGCACTTACTAACCGGATCAGAACAACAGACATCAGGTTATTAGCAGAAGAAACTGCCATTCATTCTGATATGCTTACCTGGAATTATGGAGATAAACCGGAGGTTGCTGCTTTGCAAATTCTCAATGTGATCTTCGCTATCCCTCAGCTTTCTGTACGCTTAACGGAAATACCTGCAGCGCATCTTAACATGGTTAGGTTTTATACACAGTATTGGCTCAAAAACAAAGATGTTTTGTTGAATGGCAGGTTCAGAGCGTATGGGCCGGAGATGAATTATCCGGTACTTAGCAGTAAAATGGGTGATAAACTGATTGCAGGCATTTACAGTGATCAGAGTCAGCCACTTCTTTTAAACATGCCTTTTGTGGATGTCATCAACGGGAAAACCACAAATGGAGTATTATTACGATTGGATTTTGCCAGAGCATATAAAGTTGATGTATTTGATTGTGAGGGAAAAAAAATCAGGACTCAAAGATTAAAAGTTAAGAAAGGAATTCAGAAGCTGAACATTCCTCCATCTGGCATAGCTTGTTTGCGAATGCTTTGA